A segment of the Toxotes jaculatrix isolate fToxJac2 chromosome 2, fToxJac2.pri, whole genome shotgun sequence genome:
CAATTAATTAATTGCTTTAAGTACtattcaagcaaaaatactgtttgttaaataaagcaGGCAATCTGAATACATCACCTTAGGCTGTGGGAAATTACAGCAGGCACCTCTCACTATCTTCTGACATTTCATGATTAAGAAGATAAATGGAGGATTAGTTGATAGTGAAAACTACTAGTTACAGCCCTATGAGGGATCAATTACTGCTAAATCAGAAGTCAGGGATTCACCACAAACATCACGATTCACCCTCTGAGGACCATGAGGACAAGTTTGCACTACAAGGAGTTGGCAGACTAATACTCATCCTTGTTGTGTGGTTATAGTTATAGCAATGTCACCTGGTCCACTACTTCAGTCCAGACTGCCATATCTGGACTGTGTACAGGCATGtgtgatccccagaggatgaatacAACTAACTTCAGTGATGCTCTGATGAAGTTCCTGCATGGACTGGCACTATATGATGTACAAAGATTCATAATTCCCAGACAGTGAAATCAGTCCTAATCTAGCTCCACAGTGTGTGGCTGACATTTCTGGtgttgagtgaaatgtctcgaGTATTGTCATGaaatcagtcacacacattcatgttttcCCCAGCTGGACTTTTTCTAGCAAGTTTGTTGCTGTGACTTGAGTGTGATCACCAACTGAAACAACACAGTACCTTCTTCAGACTTTTAGATGACGATGCAGAAGAAATGGAAGACCGGGCAGCCGGCTGTGGGTCACGTGTCTCTTGCTGACTCTGTCTTCGACTGGACTTCCTGATGGACAGGTAAATAGATCCACGGTAGATAACGACAGCATCTTGGTGGGTTTTTGATGCCGAGCCCTGAGGCAACAGGGAGGTGTGAGATCTTTGCGTGGAGACGGTTTTCCCAGGAGCGACATCCTTCAGCACCTTGTAAGCAGCATGGTTGGAAGAGACAAAAGACATTCGGAGGGGACCTGGTGAAGCCTGAAACTTCCTGCCCAGCAGTGAGGACATGTTTTCTATCGCACCGTTTCCTGTGTGGGAGGCCTGTTTCTGCCCTTTCCTCCGTGTGACTACTGGACAAATCCATATGCCTTCTGGAGAGCCTGCGAGGTTCCCGGAGCCTTCAGAGTCAGACAGAGGGAGGCCCATTCTTCTGAGCACTGAGCCTGGTAAACTCCACAGAGGGATGTTTTTCACCTCAGCCTCCACTGGGATGTAGATTTCCAGTCTGTCAGTGGAATCCATGCTCCGTGTATTTCCTTGTGTACAAATAAAGAGTTGATCAGTTTGGGTGCAGACTTGACAACAGGTAGATTATAATGCACAGAGGCTAATAACAGCGCCACTTCCCATTTTTTCCTCCCTGCTAAATActgatgttttgaaatgaaCTTTGGGGATGGGACTTAACCGTTAGCCATTAGCTGGCTAAACCTAACAGTTGTTCGTTTACAAGTtataattttaaaacattttttttaacatttcgaTTAATGAAATAAGCATTTTTGTTAGATTTACAACCAAATATAAAACCTCAAGTTTTACCAACAATACTAGTGAAGACATCCTACATTATGACAGTTCGGTGTCACATCTGAAACAAGTCGTTGAACAGCAGGGTGGACTGACAGTGACTCGCCAATCCTTCAGCAGACAGGTCATAACAGGAGCTCAGGGAAAGGTCGACATTATGAAAGACGCCATGAGTGAATTCCTGTGGCGGAAGAGTACCTGTCCTACCTGAGTGAGACGGTCCTCTCCAGGACTCCACAGTTCGCCTAATTTAAATGTCTgggttttaaatgaaaagacacGCTGTCTCCGTGCTCCTCGTGTCTCTCGGGTTTAAGTCAAACCGTCTCGTCAACACGTTATGGGTTCGTAGTCTTCCGTTGGACGTGACTTCAAATTAACTGAAAATGACCAACGACAACAGAGTAAAGGTTTCTGTTCCCATACTAACATGGATCGTTAATATTGAACTAAAGTCAAACAGACGTTCCTTATAACAGCAGCTacactaaaataaaacacagcatatGTTGTTGCTTTTACCTGAATGAAACTGCCGTGCCCAGCTTTAAAGACCCAGACTtgtgttttgctgcagtttCATTTCGTCGTAACACAACCGGACTTCCGGGCCGAGTTCTCCAGAATAAAAGCGGCATCTGAGCAAACAAATCTAAACGTATCTACAGTAAAGAACACATTTTGAAGAGAATAtctcttttattgtgaaaaactCCCTCGTGAAGAAATAGAGGTGAATAGTATCAAAAGGATGATGAGATAAAACCAAAGGAAAACCACATCACTGCAACTGTCTGTCCTGCAGTGGTGGTCCACAGTGAAGCCCCGTCAGGCCACAGCCCTCAACAATGAATGTGAAAAGAACAACCTGtcaactttttattttgaaagtaaaaaTCTGGAGACAACCAgtatcctctgcacacctctcctctcagacccactctcacatttaccTGCCTTTATTCCACGTAATTGACTCTGTGTCCTTTCTCTCCTGTAGTCCTgtccttgtttctctctggtctttctttctctgtacctttctgcaggtgtctctggctccggagctgcatgttctctgtctgtggtcctggctccacccacctgctgctgtttattgtccacaatgatccatttctaacacattactctgtttaatgttccactctgcttcagatacattttggattaatattctatgcagactgtagataattaccaatcatgacagctttttgcctctgtgctctgtctcctatcataactgtaatctgctgaggactcagtatccactaactgttctgtaatctgaatgctggccctctaacattgtcatcatgttttatatgctgcatgtccttctcctcctctcctccattcccagctgtcctgtcttcctcctttcacccagcctggccctcagcaggagggtcccccatctgagccaggttctgctcaaggtttcttcctgtttaaagggagtttttccttgccactgtcgccttaagtgcttgctctggggtcagggtctgggtctctgtaaagcgctttgagacaactttgattgtggaaggagctatataaataaaactgaacaccTGTACAATAATTTCTGCAGCCTACAGCTCACAAAAGACTCATTTTAACCAGAGAATTTATTTGCATAAATGAGCTAAAAAACCCTAAATATTGCATTAGTATTTCATGAAATGTTTTAACATGACATTACATTTAATATCCcctttttgttgtcattgtgaTGAAACTTTCATGttcaaaagaaaatatgaatctGTCAACACATAGAAAGTGCTTTGTTCAAGAcccacagacatacatacattttctcATATACTTCTCTTGTAGCATTCTGAAAATTCATCGTTCTTGACCATTTATTCCTGACCACAGGATCAGCATGTGTGACAGGAGAATCTGAACTAAAGATCCACTTAGGTTAGTTTATTTAGAGCTTTTAATCACATTGCATGGTCTTTGAAAATGCTAGAAAGGGGCCCTTAAGTTGAAATGATCTTGTCATACAACTAAACCCTTATTTTGGAGGTACAAGTCAGTCAGGGGAGGACAGTCGGGTTTGCCGGTGTCCTTTCAGCAACTCAAGAGCCTGACATGGAGGTAGGAGTCGGTGTGGTTTGGATGGAGGGATGCTTTTGTTGCACACGTTCAACATATTACTtcttaaatattttcagtcagtgtaAGCTGTAAGGCATAAGACAGTGGCCTCGTCATCATATATGTTCTGATTCCCTGTAAACATATTAAACTAAGAGAAATTGTGCTTTCATTTAAGGAGACATTGCAGGagacatttctgttgttttatgcGGACTAGATTATGGCataataaacaacacaaactttAGTTAAAAATCTGGATGCTGATGGATCTCAGTGAAACGTGAAAGTGTTCTTGTTAGTGTCGgtgtaaacagtaaaataaaatgtggtaaataaacagctgagaaacacacaaTCTGCAGGCCTGTGGCACAGCTGCAGGGGAaaagaatcagtgtgtgtgtttgtgtgtgtgcacagtccATTCTGACTTATGGCACTTGTGTTAGTCTTTGTTAGTccaacaaaaagaaatacattaaaacatcaatttttaaatgtataacAAAACTTATATCTTAGTATTTTGGTTAGTTAGAACATCAGAATGTGAATCGCTGGATCTCTTGTCTCAGCTCATGCTGTTTCTCATCAGTTCTAAGgctgcctccttctctttcagACACTCTTTGAGTCTTCTGATCTGTCTGAGTCTTTTTAGTTTATTAGAGCCTCTGGATGTTGCGGATGAACTGTCACTGGCCCGAACCTCAAAACATCTTGCATTTCTGCTTGTTCTTGGCTGTCAGCtgatttttccatcttttctaGGAGCCTTTGTTCGCCCCCCTTTTTTACTCATCTGCTCTGTCATCCATGCCCACTTCTCCAGCTCTTCTAACCTTGTGCTGGACTTCACTGCGGGTTCCAGAGTACCGGGGGAGCAACAGGGACACATGGTGCGTTTCCTCGTCCGTCCTACTCTCCTTGTATTTGCATTCAGACCCAAGCAAGTCTGAGTCTGTGGGTGGGCAGCTGCTCCCAGTGACACAGGGATATCTTTTGCATCTGTGCAGGGGAAATCTTCATCTATTGGTTCTACGTAGCCAGTCACTGGTGCGTTTTCATCGTCACACGATGCGCCGTCGACTGAACTTGGACCTGAACGACAGCTGTTCTGCAAAGCAGAGAGACGTGTCTTCAGTGTGCAAAGAGCATATTTGAGAGGcgtgatatgtgtgtgtggagttggAGTGGCAGGGTCTGCTGACGTTTCCTTTTCATTTAGCAGTTCCACTCTTTTGTCATTGATGCTaccagttttttgtttgtcacagGACCTGGGAGGGTCCTGTAAAACCAGTTCTTTCTCTTTCAACCCACTGGCTGCTTCCTGTTGATCCTCCGCTGGGCGTATGGACTCACTCTTCAGAGGCTCTGCAGGGACAGACTCAGCTGAGGCTTCATCGATCCTCTGCAGGCTAATTTTCACATCAGCTGTAATCCCAAATATCTGCCTCAGCAGGTGGTCGGTCGCGTGACACGGCTGTGGTGCCAGCGAAGATGTCGAACATGCTGCAGGATTTGGAATGTTCTGCAAGCacgaaaacataaaacaaagaatatATGTAAAAATCAACACACAGAATCTTCAAGGATGAATAAGCATGACATGCTCATGGCTGGTTTAAACAGGTTAACTCACCTCCCCATGAATCAGTggggaattttaaaaaatctatacAGAGTATAATTTAACTATGAAACACCAGAAACTGGACATCATCACTTCACAgagacatcttcaaatgtctttatattatatttatatttagttCTCAATGGTACAGTTGTATGCAGGTGTTACACGAATGCACACCTTTGGTTAATGTGGTCAAAGAGTTCAGTTTGAACCTCATCTGACCACAGCACCCGTTTCCAAAACCACTGCAGCTTACCCACATGCTGCTTTGCAGACCTCAGACTGCAGGACTTTTGTGATGCAGTGGCAGGAAAGGTTTCCTACTTATGATTCTTCATACAGACCCTGTTCGTGCATCAACactacacagaaacacaggttTCTTAATGACATTTCAGAGAGCTAACTTCTGTAGCATCAGttagcttcattttcagatccCCAATCAGCTGCTTAGAGGAGAGTATGGCTGTTGAGCATTACCACAAGGTTTAAAGAGTCAGGGTTCATCACAACTCTTGACCTGCTGTACCAGTCCTAAGGAGACAAAGCCTGAAGTGTTAATGAAGTTCTCACTGTTTTACAAACAGTAGCTCTGAGTAAAGAGCTCACAGCACAATTACTGTTTCAttttaagttttcatttttaagtttgtgacaaaaaaagtaaaaaaaaaagaaaaaaagaaaaaatgcttattttgtctgtttgctgtatAAGTTTTATTTACTTCTCTTTGCTTCAAAAATCTGCAAAACATGTCGTCTGGCTAAGTGGCTGCTCCACAACCACTCTTCAGTTAAACACATTCGTTCTCTGGTTGTGAGGATTGGCTGTTATTCTTTGAAGATGTCACCCTGAAATGTGGGAAACTGGAATGGACAGTTTTTTTGCTATTCTGTGATGTTTTACAAATCAAGCAAGTGAGTTACAATAAAGGTACAGTAATAACTCAATGTTCCAAAGCCATGAAGCAACAGAAGTGCCTTCACCTCCATGTTGTGGGTGTCCTTCTGTCTCAGAGAGCACGTCCCCCTGCTCCTCTCAGACGAGCTGGGACCTGCCGGACTTTCTGTTTCTACATCGGCTTCCATTCCCTCCGCCTGTTGGGTGGAGGCGCTCTGCTGACTCTCCATGTTTGAGCCCTCATTATCATGATGAGTGTTCCTCACTGCTGAACCACAGACATGTGCAACATTTTTGACAGTGCTGTCTAAACTGCTGTGGACAGGTCTTGTTCCTCCAAGAGCAGAGCCTTCATCCACACCTCCACCAGTTCTACCATTCGggctctccttctctgtcatGCTGCTTGAGCTGCTTGTGCCCGtctgctctgtttcctgctcagtttgtgtttgtagtcTCAAATCGTGTGTTGACCCAGCCTCAGGCTTGGGTGGAATATATGACACAAATATGACATTGTCGTCATCCTGATGAGAGACTGCTGATGTATGAACCGATGCTGCTGGTTGGGACGAGTCATCCAGAGCATCATCGTCACAAAGATCAATCACTTCATCTGACTCATCGGGAATAATAATTCTGATGTCCTCCTGTGTTTGAGCTGCGACTGACTTGAGAGGTTGGTGGCTTGAAGGTCCGGTGGTTTTGTTGAATATGTaactttttgttgctgctgtgggCGAGTCGCTTTTTCCCATTTTAAATGGTAGGCTGcattttttggccacaaaaaagACCTTCCCGTTGCACATGACCAAGGCGTTTTCCTGTGCTTCTCCACTTTTGCTCTGACTCGACAgagaaagttttgttttaatggCGTCACAGTGCTTGCTCGTATTTTCTCTATCTGCCACGGCTCGAAGAATCTCTGAAGTAACAGCAGGGGAATCAGGAGGATTCAGATTTGGAGCTGCCGAGCTGTCCTCCTCTTCGATCACCCACTTTATGGGGCTGTTGGGTCTTTGTGAAACCTTTGGAATTAATTTTAAAAGTGGTTTCGATCGTTCTGCTGGGGGTCCACATGAAGTCTTACTCGATGTCTTAGAAAGCTGCTTGAGCGAGTGAAGTGCAGGATCACATGGTGGAGTAACGCCTTGATCCACGGTCATGACTGGAGACACGTAGACCACATTGGGTAAACATGAACCTGGAGAAGAGTTGGCTGATGAAGTAAAAATCTGTTTCTTGATACCCGGAGCGAGTTCAGATGCTGGGACTGTTCGGACTTGTGCATCAGGGGGAATCTGGAGGTACTGTCCTCTGGGCAGAGCTGGAGACTTCACTGTCACTGGAAGCTGACATGGAAGTCTTGCTGACTTCCCACTGTTTGTTGCAGGTGTTGTAATGGGTGCTACTTTGGCCATTACATTTTCAGTGTATTGCTGTGGTGGATGCTTGTTTAGTGAATTTTCTATATCCAGTCCTAACTGATTAGAAAAAGCATTCACAAAGGAAAACTGCTTCCTGACTACTTGCTGAGTGACAGAAGGATTATTCAAAGCTGCCTTTTTTACCACCGGAACAGGAGCTGAGGAAAAATTTATGGGTACGGCTTTCTGTGGAGTATAATCCTTTCTTGGTTTGCTTATTTGATTTTGGATGAATTGTCCATTGACCATTTGCACAGGAATCAGTTTCATGATGTTCTTTCCATCGGCTCCAACAGCAGGCATTGCCTGGTAGAAGACACCAGTcccactgagagaaaaaaaaacaagagcacacacacacaaatgtcagtCAGGAGCCGTAAAGATAAGAATATACACGCGtattaaaatttcttttttttgtctaaagCAATGAAACATCTTTACAATGCTGCTGTagcattaaaggaatagttcaacactATAAAGTACGAAGCATGAAAGTTAATGTCAACAGGCAGAAGACATCTGGACTTGAATTCCATTGCTTCAGGTTCAGAGTCCTGGTGTTGTTCATGCTGGCCATGGCTTACTGGGCCACGTTTCCTACTGTAACAAGTCATAATTTCTGCTGAGAGAAAGGTCTGACTCATGTCTGGGTGTACTGAGGTACAGAGCTGGAATCAGGATGTGGTTAGAGCAGCTTTGCATAAACACTgggagcagggggaaacagttaaACTAGTTTAACAATCTACTCTTGTGTCTCActaaaataagcacatttcccaagACCCTTTAAGCTTCACAATTCTAATCATTAGTATTGTAATTTATGGTAACTATTGGTATTACACTCATAACCATGATATTAGCAGTGTTTTTGATTATGATCCTCAGTGCTGTTGATAGATCACCAGCTGGGCAAAGCAGACCTCGTCACCATGGCCCCTGCTTCACTGTGTAGCAGTTTGGTTGTGCTATCCAAGTTATAAATATGGGAATGTTTACCACTAAGGTACAGTATCAGCTGACAGATTAACAGCCTTAAAGCTGGACCTGCTTCATTGCCTGGTCTTGAGACCctgtctttcattttaatttacttaaaacttaaaatgcTAATTCCCACAATAATTCTAACATGTTCTGTTGCATATTCTTAAATTAAAGCTAAAGttgagttaatttttttttttaatcaaatactacaaaataaataaacaaataaagggATCTTTATAAAGGGATCTACCAATAAAGGGATTTCACAGGTTCTGTTGTTTGCTACATTTAATTATTGCATATTACAAATTGTAAATATATGGCAATAACtgggtgatgatggtggtgatgctCACTAAAATGACATAATCATAAGTATGAGAACATTTCCACCATGTAATAAAATATATCACTCAGCTGATTGAAGCTCTGAACCTTTTCTCTGCAGCACAAATAGAAACAAAGCCCCAGAGCTTCACAGGGTTTCACCCACACATCACTACAAATCAACAAAATGTGTAATTGGCCCAAAACTTAAATACTGAACACACTTTGCATGCAACTGTTTCAGCTCCAAAATATATGATAACGGGTCAGTTTCAGTTAATCATAAAAGACCGAGCAGCAGTGAAGCATGTGAGCAGAGTAAATAAACAGATTGTGTTCTATATCatatgaaaatgattaaaaccaGGCTAATGAGGGCTGGTGTGCGTGGTAGGCTATAATATTAAAATGCGATATAAAGAAAAGATATTTGGTTCAGCGGAGCCACTGGACATCTCGCATAGGGCACCGAAATGTCCACAAAGAGTCATGCATTTACTGCTTAACACTTCCTCTGAACCGTACCTGTGCAGTCCATCCATTTCTTTACTTGTGGGATACATAACTcctgaaaaaaactgaaacttgGCTTGTAATGTTCCCACGCGGCCGCTAGACGTAACGAAACCAGCAGCTTTAATGAAACAGGAGGCTGCTACGCGCTAACGTTCACTGTGTTTACACAACAGCCATGGACATTAAGAGTTAACTCATGGTAACGTCAAAGCACGCTAGTTATTTCCATCGTTATTTCCGTCTTCAACTTACAAGACGACGCTGTCTGTAATGTCGCCATGTTTATTTCTTCGACTACataaacttgatttttttttcgcacTGGCAATGTTTCAGGCTACAGTTTGCTTCGGCCACTTCGCCTCTCGGCTTCCGTTTCTGTATCGCATTCCTGACATGCAACTTCCGGTCTGTTACATGGGGTGTATTCAATGTAGCAAAACATTTACAATTTTCTTTTGATGTTAAATCATCCAGGCAGTGCTTTTCAACCATATACTCTTTATTCAGGCTAAAAATAGTTTTATGTTCATGCCACTCTCTATATCCATTTATTGACGCCATATAAAACGCGTGTGGGTCAACCACATCACGCTTCTCATGAACATTAATTCATTGACTCGTGTCCCGGAGCACGACTGTTAGACTTTTTGTATGTCACAGAACGAAATTCAAACCCATGTATTGACCTGACTGCCATTATGAAGCCTCGATTCTGGCAGCCAGAAGTGACGTTTGGACAAGAGGGCGGAGTTTTATTTCTAGCGCTAGCTGCTCATGCTAATTTTGACTGGCGAAAACCGGACGTAAAAccattaaaactaaaaatattcaTATTACCAGGAAAAACTGAACAGCCGAGACCTTGGAGGCTGTCTTCGTCCTGCCAAACGCTGATGAATTATGTTTAGGCGATGTTACGCTTAActtttatgaaatgaaaagtatACTCTGTGAATCTGGGGTTACGCCATGGAAACGTTACGTAACATACGTTATCGCCGTGGTAGCCACATGTAAATAAAGGATCCACCCCCGAAGTACACCCTGCCTTATTGCCTAATTTAGTCTAAATGGGGTCATAAGTTACAAAATGACCATCACGCTGTATTGAAGAAGACGTGAAACTACCGACTGAGATCATAAACTCATTAGGAAAGTGTTTACTGGCGCCATAAATCAACTGAGAAGTAGAATCATTTTCTCATAGACTGCTATACAATCGAACTTTGTGGAGCCAGTGGCGTCGCCCCCTGCTGGTCGGCAGAAAGAATGCAGGTGCTTTTCCGCATTTCCTTCACTTTTTAAAGTTGCAGTTACCTGCTTGTCAGTAAACGCAATTTGTGGGTTGTGTTTGAAATACTAATAATATATTGCAGTaggcaaataaaatatttacaggTATTGAtacataataatataaaaacctGACATCATAGGGTAACTAACTACCCTATCTGTTCCTCAGGTAGGGTAGTTTGTTTGTAACTAGACCAGTGGTGTAAAGTTATTGAAGTTACTCAAGTACTGTGTACATAAGTACAAAATTTTTGATGTACTTGCACTTTACatgagtattttcatttaatgCTACTTTCTTCAACcactccaccacatttcagagggaaatattgaatatttaatattctgCTCCATTTATTTGAAAGCTTAAGTTACTTTTCACATGAAGATTTTACACATGTAAATATGACATGacaagcttttaaaatacaacacactACTAAAGATTAAACAAGTGGTTTCTAACCCATTTGGCCTTTGACATCTTACAAAAAGCAG
Coding sequences within it:
- the LOC121191116 gene encoding uncharacterized protein LOC121191116, with product MYPTSKEMDGLHSGTGVFYQAMPAVGADGKNIMKLIPVQMVNGQFIQNQISKPRKDYTPQKAVPINFSSAPVPVVKKAALNNPSVTQQVVRKQFSFVNAFSNQLGLDIENSLNKHPPQQYTENVMAKVAPITTPATNSGKSARLPCQLPVTVKSPALPRGQYLQIPPDAQVRTVPASELAPGIKKQIFTSSANSSPGSCLPNVVYVSPVMTVDQGVTPPCDPALHSLKQLSKTSSKTSCGPPAERSKPLLKLIPKVSQRPNSPIKWVIEEEDSSAAPNLNPPDSPAVTSEILRAVADRENTSKHCDAIKTKLSLSSQSKSGEAQENALVMCNGKVFFVAKKCSLPFKMGKSDSPTAATKSYIFNKTTGPSSHQPLKSVAAQTQEDIRIIIPDESDEVIDLCDDDALDDSSQPAASVHTSAVSHQDDDNVIFVSYIPPKPEAGSTHDLRLQTQTEQETEQTGTSSSSSMTEKESPNGRTGGGVDEGSALGGTRPVHSSLDSTVKNVAHVCGSAVRNTHHDNEGSNMESQQSASTQQAEGMEADVETESPAGPSSSERSRGTCSLRQKDTHNMENIPNPAACSTSSLAPQPCHATDHLLRQIFGITADVKISLQRIDEASAESVPAEPLKSESIRPAEDQQEAASGLKEKELVLQDPPRSCDKQKTGSINDKRVELLNEKETSADPATPTPHTHITPLKYALCTLKTRLSALQNSCRSGPSSVDGASCDDENAPVTGYVEPIDEDFPCTDAKDIPVSLGAAAHPQTQTCLGLNANTRRVGRTRKRTMCPCCSPGTLEPAVKSSTRLEELEKWAWMTEQMSKKGGRTKAPRKDGKISFCTQTDQLFICTQGNTRSMDSTDRLEIYIPVEAEVKNIPLWSLPGSVLRRMGLPLSDSEGSGNLAGSPEGIWICPVVTRRKGQKQASHTGNGAIENMSSLLGRKFQASPGPLRMSFVSSNHAAYKVLKDVAPGKTVSTQRSHTSLLPQGSASKTHQDAVVIYRGSIYLSIRKSSRRQSQQETRDPQPAARSSISSASSSKSLKKEMQKDNRPKKKDTTCNVTHSENKNDVTHKVRDVSSSGTARSVPQSTGSVDKVDSHCPRDPRGEQASEDAAALQPTWSQPEGEQEALTNNNHSSGGESEMQDLDGEDAESSSQNHDMDTNMQIDGGEVNQSCTRGEALGAAYGSTSLGNEFDFKQLEQEEKISQMKARLRRSEAAVSGFPSL